One window of the Mixophyes fleayi isolate aMixFle1 chromosome 6, aMixFle1.hap1, whole genome shotgun sequence genome contains the following:
- the FKBP1A gene encoding peptidyl-prolyl cis-trans isomerase FKBP1A has translation MSSEHLPIGRRHLDGVPPLHYVTTFSEYSDAEAAAHIFFRLYLPVSVNGMGVTVESICPGDGQTFPKKGQRVVVHYDGYLQNGKKFDSSRDRNKPFSFVIGKNEVIRGWDEGVAQISVGQKARLTCTPDYAYGSTGHPGIIPPNSTLIFEVELIRLD, from the exons ATGTCATCCGAGCATTTACCAATAGGGCGAAGGCATTTAGACGGCGTGCCGCCCTTGCATTACGTCACTACGTTTTCAGAGTATTCCGACGCGGAGGCGGCGGCgcatattttttttagactgtatCTGCCAGTATCGGTGAACGGGATGGGAGTAACCGTGGAATCCATATGTCCTGGCGACG GACAGACATTCCCAAAGAAGGGCCAAAGAGTAGTGGTACATTATGATG GGTATCTGCAAAATGGGAAGAAGTTTGACTCTTCTCGGGATAGAAACAAGCCTTTTTCTTTCGTTATTGGAAAGAATGAGGTGATCCGTGGCTGGGACGAAGGTGTTGCACAG ATCAGCGTGGGGCAAAAGGCACGTCTTACCTGCACCCCGGACTATGCATATGGCAGCACAGGACATCCTGGCATCATCCCTCCTAATTCCACACTTATTTTTGAAGTGGAGCTTATTCGATTGGATTGA